The sequence below is a genomic window from Silene latifolia isolate original U9 population chromosome 7, ASM4854445v1, whole genome shotgun sequence.
GACTGATGATGCAACTAAAGTGGCTGATTTATACTACAGAGAGATCGTTCGATTACATGGAATACCTCTTACTATTGTTTCAGATAGAGATGTAAAGTTTCTtagttacttctggaaaacgtTATGGCGTTTGGAAGAAACTAAGCTTCTTTTCAGTACATCGCACCATCCACAAACAGAAGGTCAGACCGAGGTAACCAACCGGACACTGGGGAGTTTATTGCGAGGATTGGTTAGTAAAAGCACGAAGGATTGGGATATCAAATTAGCTCATGCTGAATTCGCTTATAATCGTACACTATCGATGACTACAGGACGAGCTCCATTCGAGATTGTCTATGGCGTGAATCGATACCTGCCCATCGATTTAGTGCCTattccaaagaaagatgtgttGAGTTTTGAGCCAAAGAGAGGCAAGCAGCATTTCTCCGAGTATGTGAGCAAGTTCGAGCTCAaattgagaaggcaaatgctaaATACAAGGAGAAAGCTAATAAACATCGTAAGCAGCCTATTTTCAAAGAAGGTGATCTCGTGTGGTTGCATTTAAGGAAGGAACGATTTCCGTCCAAAAGAAAGAACAAGTTGATGCCACGAGCGGATGGTCCATTCAAGATCCTCGAATGTTATGGCTCTAATGCATACAAGCTGGAATTGCCGAGTGAATATGGTGGAGTAAGCACAACATTTAATGTAGGCGACCTGTCACCGTATTTAGAAAatgaggatttgagggcaaattctcaaaaagaaggagagaatgatgcaggagcatacTCGGAACAAGCAAATGAAATCGTAATTAGTCGAAATGTGACTCAACTAGTAAAGGGGTTTGAGCTTGGTTCGAATAGTGTGTTAATGCTGAAATGGGAAGGCAACGGAGCTGCACATCACGGTTCCCTAGGCCAAGTAGGGGCTGCACCTCACGGTTCCTAGGCCGAGTAGGATACataataaattagtttaatttacTGTTTCcaaataaagttaggaaagctagatgtttcctaatcctagtttaattagaataccctaaatctgattgtattttaattattagtattttaataactttcctagttagttttgGAAAGAGGTAGATAGCTTGGTTTGCAAGCTGAGGAATTAGGACTCGAGTCAGATTGTGACATCGAGTAGGAGTATAAGTAGGACCGTGTAATCAGAATTACACAGACATTTATTTTCAGAAATAAGATTGTTTACGTTTGTGAGCATTATTCGATTAAGTTTGCAAGCTTAGTCTTAGATCACccttgcgaggttgattgcgtgaTTCTGCGTTTTCTACCTTGCGAGGCTAGGACTAggattcaccatactatccggtTACCATCATAGTCACGAATTAAACAGTCAAATTAACACAATTCCGCTGCAATTTTATCGATTAAGATCAACATACACACCCACGAATTTAGCAGCAACCACAAACGAACAGTTTCACGATCTGTTCAAACTCGTTTATTCATATAGTTTTACATCAAAGGGATTTAGGGTTGTTTAGTTCACTCATGTATGTGTCTAGAGATACGCTGAGTCGAGACATGGGGTTAAGGTCAGGGGTTTGTAATAGTTTGTTTAGGGTTTAATGGAATTTCTTAcattttaaaaaaaagaaaaaaaaacttttaacatgtttgaccaatcaatagaTCAATTTGaatgtttggtaaacaacatattgaaacAACATATTTACATATTAGGGTTCAATTTGTTATACTACCCTGGCATATTGGTTAATACATATTCAAAAATTAGGAAGATTTACTGCgctttacaaagaaaactaacaatttGTTAATCTTAATCTGCTAATTATCAAACACTTGGGCCATGTTTGGTAATCAAcagattataattagcagaagcagattggtCAAGCAGATTGCAAATGACATATTTGATTGACATGTTTGATTAGTATATTAcaattagcagatttagtagaagtgtttggtaattagcggaTTTAGGTTAATAAATTGTTGTATACATGTGTAAATTATAGACAGATTCATTTTTTACAATCTACTAAAGTGAATATGCTGGTGGGAGCAGCATATGGGCcctgtttggtaattagcagattgatattagcagaagcagattggtcaagcagattataaatgacagattgaattaacaggtttgactagtatatttcaattagcagatttagtagaagtgtttggtaattagtagattttggttaatagattgttgtatttatgcataaattgttgacggattcatatttcacaatctactaatgtgaatatgctaGGTAGAGCAGCATATTGGAAAACTGTAGATTGAACTTCAATCTACTCTGTtaatatgccatttaccaaacactcaaaatagtagattggTAAATCAACcatgctaaaagccttgaatatgctgaaaattttccaatccgccgtttaccaaacaACCCCAATAACTAGAAAAGCACATAAGAAATACAAGTGCGGAGTATAATTTTCCATGGTGGTACCGGTACGGGTGCAAAAAGCCCGTACCTGCCCCCGCACCACCTCGCCCCAATAACATCCTTCATCAATCCCGCCGAGACTCCCAACTCTTCTAGTTCAATTTCGTGCTCAAATCGGGTTCCGTGTTCGAATCCCGTTAGCatcattttacttttttttttttttttttttaactctcTACTTTCTTCATTTTCCAATTCGCAAGACCTACGAACTCCCTTCCTTAACCCTAAATTTTGGTAACTCTTTCATCTTTGTTCTTCTTCCCCAATTCCctattttgtaaaccctagattCTTAACTTTCAATGTTATTTGATTATCTCTATGTAGTAATactataattgattatttaattctTTGTTAAACCCTAATCCCCAATTACTTAAACCCTAATTAAATAATTTTGTTACTGTATTAATTTAACTTTGATTGATTTTAGTTTGCTTTGTTTTGCCGATTCTAGTTGGCAATTTGAGTTATTTGTTGAGTACCATAAACCCTAATCCCCAATTTTTGAAACTCTAATTTAGAAATTTTGGTGTTGAATTAATTTTGCATAGTAGGTTGCTAGTAATATAGCAATATAAGAGGTTTTTGGAGGATTTGTTCGCTGTAAATCTCTTAAGAAAATCATAAAGGTAGAATAACATATTTATTGACCTTGTATAGTAAGTGCGTAAATGGCAGCATTTTTCGCTCAACTTAGGCCTTACTTTGATAGTTTGATTAACTTGTTACTTACAACAAGTGACGGAACCAAGATTTGATGTTTGAAGTTCTGGGTGGGGGAAAAAAAGATCAGAAATTTTAGTGGGGAATTAGTAATCCATGAGGGTAAGCTTGAAAAAATCGAAACTTTTTCACTGTTCAGGGACGACCATCCCTGCTAGACTCCCTTCCCCATTCTGCTAATTCTTACAACTAGTAGGTAAGACTCCTTGATCATTTTTACTAATTTTGTGGGCATACTTGTGCCCCATAGTACCCTAGTAGGTGTGCAGGCATATATCTAAGCACGGCTGTGTTTCTAGTGTTAATTGTTAAATGGTTTTAGAGGGGCATGTAACTGTGGTCTGATGGTTTCCCCGTATCTATGCCTGACAATGTTTTTAGCATTAATTAGTAGGAAGTGGTGGCCCTGCTGGGTAGTATGTTTAGGCTTCGGTTATTTCGTACAAACCTGCTGTGCTGTGATCTACTGGGTCTTTGATTCCAGTTTCACTCACAACTTGATGTTAATCCGTTTTGTATGACAGCTACCTGAGTTATACTGCAACTTGTGCACATGGCGAGATGGGATGAGATACTTTCACTTCCTGTGCAGAGCCCTCCAACCTTGGAGTTTAGCGCTTCTGATTTAGTTTGGTCTAAGGTAGAAGGTTGGAGGGGTAATATAGACAGAGTTGCTCTGATTCCGTTTACTAGAGTTAATGATTTTATCAAGGGTGAATCTTCCAATAAAGACTGTCCAACTGCATTTCACGTTGAGGCAAGGAGAGGGCATCGCAATGATGCAACATACAAGGTGAAGGTTGATAGTATCCTCGAGTACATACTGTGAGTTCTAATGTCCTTTAGTTTCACCGATGTGATTAACTTCTTAACCAAAATGGCGATTGTGCTGGGCAATTAAAAAAATTATTGATCTAAATTTGTGTCAAACTTTAGGTACTGTTGTTCTTTTGGCCCAGATGATCACAGAAAAAGTGGAATCGTGCGACCAAGTAGAACTTTTGTGTCAAAGAAGAAATCTGCTGGACGCCCTAATACAAAAAGGGGATGCACCTGTCGCTTCATTGTTAAACGCCTTTGTGCTGCACCTTCTGTTGCCCTTATCATATACAATCATGACAAGCATGTCGACAAGAAAGGGTTAATCTGTCATGGCCCACAAGACAAAAAGGCAGCTGGAACTCCTGCTATGTTCTCTCCTTTCATGTCCGAAGAACTTCGTTTGCGGGTACACTCTCTTTTATATGTTGGTGTATCTGTGGAGACGATTATGCAAAGACACAATGAATCAGTTGAGAAGCAAGGGGGTCCTTGTAATCGTGATGACCTTCTTACTCATAGGTATGTAAGAAGACAAGAAAGAAGTATACGTCGATCTCAGTACGAGCTAGATTCTGATGATGATGTCAGCCTGGGCATGTGGGTGGATAGCCATCCAACATGCGTTTTCTTTTACGAGGAATTTTCGGATTCTGAACCGTTTACCATAGGAATTCAGACTGACTGGCAGTTGCAGCAAATGATTCAATTTGGTAATCACAGTCTTCTAGCTTctgactcgaggttcgggacaAACAAATTTAAGGTTTGTTTTTCTCTAAATCTTGTGACATACATTGTGTTCCAAATTAGAAATTgatttttctttcctttgttaatCTGTGTAGTATCCGGTACACAGCCTTCTTGTTTTCAACTCAGAGAATAAGCCTATTCCAGTAGCTTGGGTTATATCTCCGAGATTTTCAAGTGGGGATACATATAAATGGATGAGAGCTCTTTGCAACAGGGTTTTAACGAAGAATCCTGCTTGGAGGTTGGCGGGATTTATTGTAGATGATCCTTTGACTGACATTATGGCGATTAGGTATGGTATTGACTTCTTTTACCAGGAAAACTTATGTGATGTAACATtttacttgcctgaaagaataATACCATATTCCTCAGATAGCTAGTTTCGAATTTTTGACTCTTGTGATTGCAATGGCTGCTAAGTTACCACTTTAGCTATCTTACATTGTCAAAGTAGAGTATATTTGAGACTTGAGTGGTGTATTTCCATTAACATCAAACTATTCAACGAGTGTAAACTCATTGGACTTCTGCTGGGTCTTCTTCTTTGATTTCTTACACTCTTGTTTTTGAAGTACTGGCTAATTTTCGATGACAAAGGCTACTGTTTTAATAATCAGTCTATAAATTGCACTGTATCCTGCTAATATATGTATGTGCCCTTTGATCAGGGATGTATTCGAGTGCTCTGTGATGATGTCTTTTTGGCGTATTCGTCACTCGTGGCACAAGAACTTAATAACAAGATGTTCTCAAAATGAAATGCGACTTCAAATGTCAAGGAGGCTTGGACACATTGTGTCAGAGATCTGCTCTGGGAGAGGAAATTTGACTTCAATTGACAACTTTATGAAAGATTTTGTGGATAACTCAACATTTGTGGAGTATTTTAAAGCTGTGTGGTACCCCAGAATAGGTTAGGTACCATCATTAATACTGTATTAACAACTTGCACCCCACGCCTCGAATTACTCTTATGAGAATGAGAACATTTTCATTTTATTGTGGCATTTTTCTGAAATTGTTTATCAGTAAGTTGGTTCATGTAATTATGCTAAATTTTGAGATAATTTTCTACCTTCGCCATAGTATATTTCTTTTCGTCAAAATGAACATCATGATTATATAACCTAATGAACTACTACTGATTCGCTATTCCCCCAAATTTATCTGTTTGTACCTATCATTTATATGGTTTTACCCTTGCAGGATCCTGGATTTCGGCTTTACAAAGATTTCAACTTGCCAGCCAGGAAACAAGTGCATCAATTGAGTTTTATCATCAGCTTATGAATCTCAGAGTATTAAATGAGAAAGATCCTGGTGTTTATCAACGTGTAGATTGGTTAGTCGATAAGCTGGCCACAAAAGTGCACTCGCACTTTTGGCTTGACGAGTATCCAGGAAAACATGATTTTTCCCGGTACCGGAAAGATGAGTGGGTTAATGGATTAACATCTTGGCGCAATTCATTGGAAATTCCCGACTCTGATGTTAAATTTGAAGATGAATGTGCGGAAGTCTTAGACCAACAAGCTCCAGACAAAGTCCATGTTGTATTGAACCCTGGTTCTGAGTTGTCGATTTGTAACTGCTCTTGGTCTGAAAGAGGCTACTTGTGTGAGCATATTTGCAAAGTTACTAGGTTATGTCGTAAAAGAGAGTCCAAAAAGCCTTCTCTCAGCCTTAACCAATACAAGCAGGTGTTGATCAAATTACTTGGTTGTGTGAATCACGATTCTTTGATCCGTGATCACGCAGTTTCTTTGATGGCTTACCTGCAAACTCAGATGAATGCTCTAGGAGGGCTTAACAACAATGAGAGGATGATCGATGAGTTTGGTGATGTAAATCAGGTAGAGATTGAGCAACAGAGACAAAATGGGAACTCGAGTGTTTTCCATGATGAGATGGATATCGACCCATCAACTATGTGTTTGTCTCCATCGGGTTTATTTGAAATGCATGGTGTTCTACCAGCTGATATTCTGAGGAATTCCCATGGTATGGATGAGAATAGCCATACCAACGTTGGTTTATCAAGTCAAGTTTGTATTGATGATGCTGCAGAAGAATCTGATATTGTAAATGTACCTATTGAGTCCCATGATCCATGTTCAATGATAAATCAACATGGTGATGATTGCAGTGCCGAAATTGCTGGAACAGTTGATTTTAAAGAAATAGTCAAGAAAAGAAAGATAAGACATGAAGAGGAAGATTTGGAGAACGATGGGAAGCGAGGCCAGTGACTATGATGAAGGTTTGTCAGTGATGATTGACCAACATTGCAGAGTATGTCCCCATGTGATTGGGATTTGGTCAATATCACCACGTATATATGTGGTCAGTAGGCGGGCGGGGCTTTGATTGAGTTATGCTCTGAAGAAAGCGTTGGCGGATTGAAGAAAAAACAAATATGGGGATGCCGAAAAGAAGAGTTTTAAGGTGGACTGTTGCGAAACGATGAGGACTTAAATCTGGTGGATTGTTGAATGGACTAACTCAATTTAAGGTGTGATTTTATTCGATTGCAACTTGAATGGTTAAAAAGCCCTGACAGTCGACTTTAAAGGATGCAAGGGCCACTGAAGACGGAGAAAATTGATGAAAATTTATAAATCCCAAGATATTTGCAGCTACTTTTGCAAGATTTTGGTATTGTTCTTTCTGGTTCCGCCATTGAGTGTGGCATAAAATGTTTGTGCAGAAATGATGTTAATTAAATCTTTCGCATACATTTTCTAGTTTCACAATGTAGCCACTTTCTCCGGTAGGATGATGTTTGACAGAATACTACATTTGACAATATATCGCGTACGAAATCAGTTACTACTGTCACATCTCACAGATTCCGACAACAGTttcacatactccctccattcaactccactttgcaactatGCTTTTTGCGCGGATATTAAGAAAcggattaaaaaaactattaaaagtacatagggaaagggaatggtggggttaaagatattaaaaaaatataaaggtgagttttatggtggatttgtgtggggtatgaatggcattttgtgtaaatatagattttcaataaggatagaaaggtcttttacatgtccaaataaggaaatccgtaaagtggagttgaatggacggaaatagaatacttgtaaagtggagttgaatggagggagtactagaaTGCAAAGAGATAAAATACCCCGGTCAAAATTGGCAGTGATACTATTTTTTTTACCATTGTTGAAATTTACAGAGGATTTTGTTGATTTTATTGCAAACCCTGAGAATAATCATACCCACACCTATAGTACAAGTCCATCAAAACATCTGTAAATATCCAAGTTACGGTCAGTAAACACTCTTTAAGAATCCGCGTCCTACGAAAAAGATTTGAAGAAACCAATTGTGTCGTTGAGCGCCTCGATAAAATGATCAACATCTTCTTTAGTGTTGTAGAAGTAAAGGCTGGCCCGAGCACTGGCATTCATCCCAAGATGCCGATGTAGAGGCTGGGCACAATGGTGACCTGACCTGATGGCCACCCCGTGCTATGGAAACATGAGTGAAGCAACAATTAGAAAACAATCAGGAAGAGGAAACCACTAACCACATAGTTAACGTTCCCATGTTCCCCAAAAGGCTCACGACTATGGCGAGATAAGGAGTCTTACCTTTGTGTTGAATATGCAAATTATTTGCGATGACACATCACAAAGATTGTGTCAGGAATTGACACAATATAAAACGTGCACACAATTGACAAACCGTTTTGGTTTATATCATCATATTTCAACTCTAGATATATGTCTCTATTGTGAATTAGAAAAAGGTAAACCACAAAGCAAACATAGGAAGAGAACTGGCATTGAAAATTCAGAATACGCTGAAAAGAAAACACTCGATACCTGTTGATCAAGAAAAGTGGCAATGTCAGTTGGATGAATGACATGTTGTCGACATTGAAAGCGCAAATTGCAGTTCGTTGTACAGTCTGGGATGGCACAGGGCCATAAATCCGAACATCCGGGACAGAAGATAGCTTTCCATATAGATAGTCAGCTAACTCCACCTACAGAGATATTCGAAGTTTAGGTGAAGTTCAACCTCAATGCACCACAGAATGGAACGAAAaaataaatttgatgatcaacgaTTCCGAGGTCACAAACATGGCCTTTAATCCCAAAGAATTATTATATACACTCATTGATTACCTGTCCATCAAATAGAATTTACACTTCGAACTGTTAGGATAATCTGAAAGTTGTGTCATTTTGAGGCCACAAAAATGGCCGAAATCTAATTGAAATGTTTAATTTTTGTCATTTTCCTCGATAACTCACATTTCCAAGAACTAAATGAATAGGAAAAACTcaaaagttttcccgcctaaaatattttccctattttgatataatcacttattttatttcctatttcaaTATAATTCCCTATTTAAGATTTGCTTCTAGGTTTTTTGATGATAAAAATTTCGTTTTCGGTAAGATAAATTGTAGCTAAAAGATATGCTATTAAAAAAGTTTATAACAATATCATTAAATCTGTGTAAaaactttttttcattaaaatacccATTTCATGTTATGAGTaacttaaatttttttttttcctctcaaatcaaaatacaatgatgaaaaacgttaaaaaaataataaattgtcAATTTACACTCTATAAATATAGTATaccaaaaggtaaaattctatAAACACCATGCAATGTTGCACGGGGCCTATACTAGTTATTAATTAAGCAACAATGAACATCAAATTAAATACATGGAGGTAATTTGCTCTCACTAAAACTGAAGGGGTTCAATAACTCGTAATGTCAAAAAAATGGGGTTTATTAACTACTTCGGCCAAAAAGCTGCTTATGTAAGTCTTTAAAATGGAGTACTCTAGTTTAGTAACGATAATTTCAACACAGATATGATAGACGTTTAATGCAACAAACACACGAACCTCATAATCATGAATCTTTTGCATGCCAATTCTCGATAGATAATCTATACCGCACCTAATCCGATGGCTTCTCCGATAGCTGGTGTCCCTGCCTCAAACCTAGTGCATACAAATACATCATATTAGCACACAGTAGAATGAGATGATTGGAGTCCAAACATCCGTAATCGGAGGCAGCAAAATATACTCTATTACTATCTCATACATATTGGAAATTCTCAATACACGTACACTAACAAACCCATAATATATAATGCAGCAATAGCAAAACAACACTCCTattcatttcatttctacacGTCTCATAAAAATGCTCCTCACACATATTGAACAAATGTATGGAAATGAagtgaatggagggagtacaaaaCAAAATTTCGGAATTTTTTAGACTATTAAGCAAATTGCCACTTCTTGCTTGGGGCACTAGTGGAGTAGGGTGAATCCAGGAAATTAAGCGAAATAAAAGTTGCAGGAGGTAACACCTACCTGGATGGTGGATCCGCGTAGGTGGAATGGTCCAAGTATACATCAGCAATCATCTCTCCGCCACCTGAACAGAAGTTTAGATGGTTTTTAAGCTAGAGCCAGCAAGATGCTACTTAGTATGGAGTATTTGCTTATGAACAAACAGAATCACAACCTTGATGATAGCAATATCAGGGTGGAATAATCCTAACAAGTCAAAGAGAAGAAAACTCCCACCTAAAAAGGGAGGCATGGCTTCCAAAAGCTCGGCTTTGCCATATAAGAATCCAACACCTGTAGGACCACACATCTGAAGCTTTGTTCAGTCATTATTTTTGAAGATTCATTCtatgttggtaaaagaaaatatCAAAAGAACCATATCTTGTGAGATGACGCAACAAGAAAGTCAGCGCCAAGACTCTGAACATCAACAACCATATGGGGGACACTTTGACAAGCATCTACCAAGACTTTGGCGCCGACACCATGAGCTGACCTAACTATGTCAAGAATTGGGAGAGTTGAAGCTGCAAGAGATGAACATAAAACCAATCAATAACAACCCCCGAAAGAATGTAGTGTAATATAGATTTCGAACTCCAATTATCCCACTCCTTCAACATGAACTTATGTCATAAGTGATTTGGTGAAAACTTGAAGTGTCCCGAGCATGCATGCACAATGAGGCAAGCATGAGTGTGAGACATTGTGCTCTAACGCCTTGTTCGGATCAAAAATAGGACGGGAAACGGACGGGAGGGttgggaaggggagggggaatggaggAAGGGAGTTTTACCTCCAATTCGCTTCTTTGTTGGAGTAAtattgattaggcttggagggaaaatggatccctccaaatccctcccccTCGATTTCCGTCTTACCCCAATTTGTTATCCAAATAAGGTATTTTGTCTTTCTCCCACCCTTTcccccaaaaaccctcatccaAACAAGCCCTCagagtgtgtttggatagcaaaagtgaaGGTAAACGGAGGGGAGGGTAAGCGAGGGATGGGGAATGGAGGAAGGGAGTGTTCCCGCCAAAATCTCCTTTGTTGAAGGGATTTTGATTGGAGGGGAAATGAATCCATCCTAatctccccccccccccttatTTCCCTCCCACACTATTTGTAACCCAAACAAAGGATTGCGTATCCCCCCCTCCCTCTCCTCTCCCTTCCCACCAAAACCCCTCGTCCAAACAAGCCTACTtccaaacaagggatttcaaatcccctactctccctcccttttctttcccttcaaatCCCCCAATCCAAacaagggtgtgtttggataccaaaatgggagggaaaggaaggggagggggaatgggatgtgaatgtttggatacaatttccctccaaatattTCCTATTGTGGAGGGATTTTAGTTTGCCTTgcaggagggaaaatggatccctccaaatccttccccctccatttcccttcacccttatttgctatccaaacaagggatcttaaatcccctactctccctccctttcctttccttccaaatccctcaatccaaagaTTCCAAACACGCCCTAAGTCTCTAAGACACCTCAAGGTACTAATTGACAAGCTTCTAGAAGATTGTTTAACGTAAGTATCCATCATCCATACAGAATCAATCACCATTTCAATTTTCAATGGACTAAAAGTCTGACGGTCTTTGTGTCTTCTGCTTCTAAACAATAATGCATAGGCAGTACATAATATGGTTGTTTTATTTATAGTAAAAACTCCATAAAAAAATTTCAACCCGCTTCAAgttataatttttaatttattacaTGCTCAAAACCATAAGTTCATCACAAGTAGAATACAAATTTGGAAGTATAAAGTTTATCTAAATATTTCATTGAAAGACACCAGCTTAGTAATTATTGTCTAGACAGTTTCGCGCTCTTTAGGTAAATTCTTGGAATAACTTACATAAAAGGCAGTAATCATAAAAGTTCATCACCATATAAGCAAACTTTTGAGGTTCAAAGCATAAAGTTCAATCTGAAGATTTTATTGAAAATCCACCAGCTTGGTGTTAATAGTCggtgtacttttattttgtacaaAAAGACAGCTTCACCTTCTTTAGGTAAGTTTTTTGGAATAACTTAAATAAAAAGGCAGAGTATACAGCGTATATTCTAGTAAAGTTGAAATATGTCGGTTACCGATCAACATAAATAACACACCCCTTTACTCACCAAGCACATTTGAGACATGATGAACAACCACAAGTTTTGTCTTGTTCGACAATGACTCCAGTAAATTCATGGAATCAGGAACTTCATCTTCAGTCAAACTCACAAACTTTAAAGTGGCACCAGTCTTCTGAGAGACAAGTTGCCAAGGAACAATTGCGCTATGATGCTCAGCAACAGTAAGAATGATCTGTGAACAAATAATTTGATGAGTGCCAGATACATAGCATTAATCGACTTGATTTTGTCACGAGCTTGAGACACAAGATAAGCTTCTAAGATTTCATATATGAGATACACTGAAAGTACTAAAAAAGGTGTTGCTGCCGTAAATTCAACTTTGACTGTTATAAAGAACATATCAGAACTGATTGGATGAACAAGGTATGAAGAGCAATAAGGAACAAAAAGCCACTTCCAAGGGTACAGGATGGATCAATTAAGGTAGAACGCTGAACATACAAGGCCCTCAAATTGCAGATAAGAAACAAAAACACTACATGGAATAGGCACTCAAAACAGTTTGCACAAAAAAGAGTCATTTATGTAGCCAATAACACACAAGATTTTACGATGTTTTTCACGTTTTGCAATATGCTGTTTGCACAGACATGAGTCATTTATGTAGCCATAGCACACCAGATTCTACAGTATCTTCTTACTTTGTACAAACAATAAGCTGAAAATCATTTAGCTACACAACAACGATAGTAGCTAGAAGAAAGACATTTCAATGTGTCGGGCATCATAACTATTACATCGGTTGACCTCTTAGTCTCTTACAATATCCGTTAAAGCCTCTCTTAGTCTCTTTCGTTCCAACCTTTGATCAGTTTGACTGTACTCACTGGTAAATTAGTACATTTTGGATGTATCGAAGAAGCAGA
It includes:
- the LOC141592263 gene encoding uncharacterized protein LOC141592263 translates to MARWDEILSLPVQSPPTLEFSASDLVWSKVEGWRGNIDRVALIPFTRVNDFIKGESSNKDCPTAFHVEARRGHRNDATYKVKVDSILEYILYCCSFGPDDHRKSGIVRPSRTFVSKKKSAGRPNTKRGCTCRFIVKRLCAAPSVALIIYNHDKHVDKKGLICHGPQDKKAAGTPAMFSPFMSEELRLRVHSLLYVGVSVETIMQRHNESVEKQGGPCNRDDLLTHRYVRRQERSIRRSQYELDSDDDVSLGMWVDSHPTCVFFYEEFSDSEPFTIGIQTDWQLQQMIQFGNHSLLASDSRFGTNKFKYPVHSLLVFNSENKPIPVAWVISPRFSSGDTYKWMRALCNRVLTKNPAWRLAGFIVDDPLTDIMAIRDVFECSVMMSFWRIRHSWHKNLITRCSQNEMRLQMSRRLGHIVSEICSGRGNLTSIDNFMKDFVDNSTFVEYFKAVWYPRIGSWISALQRFQLASQETSASIEFYHQLMNLRVLNEKDPGVYQRVDWLVDKLATKVHSHFWLDEYPGKHDFSRYRKDEWVNGLTSWRNSLEIPDSDVKFEDECAEVLDQQAPDKVHVVLNPGSELSICNCSWSERGYLCEHICKVTRLCRKRESKKPSLSLNQYKQVLIKLLGCVNHDSLIRDHAVSLMAYLQTQMNALGGLNNNERMIDEFGDVNQVEIEQQRQNGNSSVFHDEMDIDPSTMCLSPSGLFEMHGVLPADILRNSHGMDENSHTNVGLSSQVCIDDAAEESDIVNVPIESHDPCSMINQHGDDCSAEIAGTVDFKEIVKKRKIRHEEEDLENDGKRGQ